A region of Streptomyces sp. WMMC500 DNA encodes the following proteins:
- a CDS encoding glycosyltransferase family 4 protein, with protein MSSTPAPPHGPAALHAVQLVGRGEAGSGVHVRSLAAGLVARGIRVTVVATPTAAERYGFAAAGAHVARLPEHGGLATAPLCTATALRAACAGADLVHAHGLQCGLMACSTILGQRRPLVFTWHTRSHPEGVRGRVLPLLERRVSRSARVVLGATTDLVDGARRRGARDARLAPIAVPAPRQPHPGGDGAALRRRQVRAELGAPDRPLVLTAAPLDAYGAYEPLLDAARRWRALPEQPLLAVAGEGPARGKLQRRIDAEKLPVRLLGRRDDLPRLLAAADVAVLSSPWEARPVLAQEALHAGAPLVATAVGGVPELVGDAAELVPYGDARALADAVTALLHDPAHRAALSIAGRAQAASWPTEDDTVAQVLAIYDELMT; from the coding sequence GTGAGCAGCACCCCCGCACCGCCCCACGGCCCCGCCGCGCTGCACGCCGTGCAGCTCGTCGGCCGCGGCGAGGCCGGCAGCGGTGTCCATGTGCGCTCGCTGGCGGCCGGGTTGGTGGCCCGGGGGATCCGGGTCACGGTGGTCGCGACGCCCACCGCCGCCGAGCGCTACGGCTTCGCCGCCGCCGGCGCCCACGTCGCACGGCTGCCCGAGCACGGCGGGCTGGCCACCGCCCCCCTGTGCACGGCGACCGCGCTGCGCGCGGCGTGCGCCGGTGCGGACCTGGTCCACGCGCACGGGCTGCAGTGCGGGCTGATGGCGTGCTCGACGATCCTCGGCCAGCGCAGGCCGCTGGTCTTCACCTGGCACACCAGGAGCCATCCGGAGGGGGTACGGGGCCGGGTGCTGCCGCTCCTCGAACGACGGGTGTCCCGGTCCGCCCGCGTCGTCCTCGGCGCCACCACCGACCTCGTCGACGGCGCCCGCCGCCGCGGCGCCCGTGACGCCCGGCTCGCGCCCATCGCCGTCCCCGCGCCCCGGCAGCCGCACCCGGGTGGCGACGGCGCGGCGCTGCGCCGCCGGCAGGTACGCGCCGAACTCGGCGCCCCGGACCGGCCCCTGGTGCTCACCGCCGCTCCGCTCGACGCGTACGGCGCGTACGAGCCGCTGCTCGACGCCGCCCGCAGGTGGCGGGCGCTGCCGGAGCAGCCGCTGCTCGCCGTCGCCGGCGAGGGCCCGGCGCGCGGGAAGCTGCAGCGCCGTATCGACGCCGAGAAGCTGCCCGTGCGGCTCCTGGGCCGCCGCGACGACCTGCCCCGGCTGCTGGCCGCCGCGGACGTCGCGGTGCTCTCCAGCCCGTGGGAGGCGCGCCCGGTGCTGGCGCAGGAGGCGCTGCACGCCGGCGCCCCGCTGGTGGCCACGGCGGTCGGCGGCGTCCCCGAACTCGTCGGCGACGCGGCCGAGCTGGTGCCGTACGGGGACGCCCGCGCGCTCGCCGACGCGGTGACGGCCCTGCTCCACGACCCGGCCCACCGCGCCGCCCTGTCCATCGCGGGCCGCGCCCAGGCCGCCTCCTGGCCGACGGAGGACGACACCGTCGCCCAGGTCCTCGCGATCTACGACGAGCTGATGACGTAG
- a CDS encoding NUDIX hydrolase, which translates to MAERLTDTEAEWRVVASQTPFRGAKTAVRTDDVVMPDGTVARRDYQVHPGSVAVLALDDDDRVLVLNQYRHPVRHKLWEIPAGLLDVPGENPLSAAQRELYEEAHVKADDWRVLVDVYTTPGGCDEAVRVFLARGVTEAEGERFAAEGEELDLRLDRVPVADLLRGVLAGDLHNNCLAVGVLALQAARADGGLDALRPANAPWPARPFTP; encoded by the coding sequence ATGGCGGAGCGGCTGACGGACACGGAGGCCGAGTGGCGGGTCGTCGCCTCCCAGACGCCGTTCAGGGGCGCCAAGACCGCCGTGCGCACCGACGACGTGGTGATGCCCGACGGCACCGTCGCCCGCCGCGACTACCAGGTGCACCCCGGCTCGGTCGCCGTCCTCGCCCTCGACGACGACGACCGGGTGCTGGTGCTCAACCAGTACCGCCACCCCGTACGGCACAAGCTCTGGGAGATCCCCGCCGGCCTCCTCGACGTGCCCGGTGAGAACCCGCTGAGCGCCGCGCAGCGCGAGCTGTACGAGGAGGCGCACGTCAAGGCCGACGACTGGCGCGTGCTGGTCGACGTCTACACCACTCCCGGCGGCTGCGACGAGGCCGTGCGCGTCTTCCTCGCCCGCGGCGTGACCGAGGCGGAGGGCGAGCGGTTCGCCGCCGAGGGCGAGGAGCTGGACCTCAGGCTCGACCGCGTCCCGGTGGCGGACCTGCTGCGCGGCGTCCTCGCCGGGGATCTGCACAACAACTGCCTGGCGGTGGGCGTGCTGGCGCTCCAGGCGGCCCGCGCGGACGGCGGTCTCGACGCGCTGCGCCCGGCGAACGCCCCCTGGCCGGCCCGCCCGTTCACGCCCTGA
- a CDS encoding CTP synthase: MPSTTSKHIFVTGGVASSLGKGLTASSLGALLKARGLRVTMQKLDPYLNVDPGTMNPFQHGEVFVTNDGAETDLDIGHYERFLDVDLDGSANVTTGQIYSSVIAKERRGEYLGDTVQVIPHITNEIKSRIRRMASDDVDVVITEVGGTVGDIESLPFLEAVRQVRHEVGRENVFVVHISLLPYIGPSGELKTKPTQHSVAALRSIGIQPDAIVLRADREVPAAIKRKISLMCDVDEAAVVAAIDAKSIYDIPKVLHAEGLDAYVVRKLDMPFRDVDWTEWDDLLRRVHEPAHEVTIALVGKYIDLPDAYLSVTEAIRAGGFANNARAKIKWVTSDDCRTPQGAREHLADVDGIVIPGGFGERGVEGKIGAITFARENRVPLLGICLGLHCIVIEAARNLAGIAGANSTEFDRAATDPVISTMEEQLDIVAGEGDMGGTMRLGLYPAKLAEGSVVREAYADQPYVEERHRHRYEVNNSYRSELEKKAGLAFSGTSPDNKLVEYVEYPREVHPYLVSTQAHPELRSRPTRPHPLFAGLAKACVARQDEARQEGAERTGARQPGGVRQQAGPQGARAGAQQRVAVVREGGE, encoded by the coding sequence ATGCCATCCACGACGTCAAAGCACATCTTCGTCACCGGAGGCGTCGCCTCCTCGCTCGGCAAGGGGCTCACCGCCTCCAGCCTGGGCGCGCTGCTCAAGGCGCGCGGGCTGCGGGTCACGATGCAGAAGCTCGATCCGTATCTGAACGTCGACCCGGGAACGATGAACCCGTTCCAGCACGGTGAGGTCTTCGTCACCAACGACGGCGCCGAGACCGACCTCGACATCGGGCACTACGAGCGGTTCCTCGACGTCGACCTCGACGGCTCGGCGAACGTCACCACCGGCCAGATCTACTCCAGCGTGATCGCCAAGGAGCGGCGCGGCGAGTACCTCGGCGACACGGTGCAGGTGATCCCGCACATCACCAACGAGATCAAGTCCCGGATCCGGCGCATGGCCTCCGACGACGTGGACGTGGTGATCACGGAAGTCGGCGGCACCGTCGGCGACATCGAGTCGCTGCCGTTCCTGGAGGCCGTCCGCCAGGTGCGGCACGAGGTCGGCCGGGAGAACGTGTTCGTGGTGCACATCTCGCTGCTGCCGTACATCGGCCCGTCCGGCGAGTTGAAGACCAAGCCGACGCAGCACTCGGTCGCCGCGCTGCGCAGCATCGGCATCCAGCCCGACGCGATCGTGCTGCGTGCGGACCGCGAGGTGCCGGCGGCGATCAAGCGCAAGATCTCCCTCATGTGCGACGTCGACGAGGCCGCCGTCGTCGCCGCCATCGACGCCAAGTCGATCTACGACATCCCCAAGGTGCTGCACGCGGAGGGGCTGGACGCGTACGTCGTCCGCAAGCTGGACATGCCGTTCCGGGACGTGGACTGGACCGAGTGGGACGACCTGCTGCGGCGCGTGCACGAGCCGGCGCACGAGGTGACGATCGCGCTGGTCGGCAAGTACATCGACCTGCCCGACGCCTATCTGTCGGTCACCGAGGCGATCCGCGCCGGCGGCTTCGCCAACAACGCCCGCGCGAAGATCAAATGGGTCACGTCCGACGACTGCCGCACGCCCCAGGGCGCCCGCGAGCACCTCGCGGACGTGGACGGCATCGTCATCCCCGGCGGCTTCGGCGAGCGCGGCGTGGAGGGCAAGATCGGGGCGATCACGTTCGCCCGTGAGAACCGCGTGCCGCTGCTCGGCATCTGCCTCGGCCTGCACTGCATCGTGATCGAGGCGGCGCGGAACCTCGCGGGCATCGCGGGTGCGAACTCCACGGAGTTCGACCGGGCCGCCACCGACCCGGTGATCTCCACCATGGAGGAGCAGCTCGACATCGTCGCCGGCGAGGGCGACATGGGCGGCACGATGCGGTTGGGCCTCTATCCGGCCAAGCTGGCGGAGGGCTCGGTGGTACGGGAGGCGTACGCGGACCAGCCGTACGTCGAGGAGCGCCACCGGCACCGCTACGAGGTCAACAACTCCTACCGCAGCGAGCTGGAGAAGAAGGCCGGCCTCGCCTTCTCCGGCACCTCCCCGGACAACAAGCTCGTGGAGTACGTCGAGTATCCGCGCGAGGTGCACCCGTACCTGGTCTCCACCCAGGCCCACCCCGAGCTGCGCTCGCGGCCCACGCGGCCGCACCCGCTGTTCGCCGGGCTGGCGAAGGCATGCGTCGCCAGACAGGACGAGGCACGACAGGAGGGGGCCGAGCGGACCGGGGCACGGCAGCCGGGCGGCGTACGGCAGCAAGCCGGTCCGCAGGGCGCGCGCGCCGGTGCGCAGCAGCGGGTGGCCGTGGTGCGCGAGGGGGGCGAGTGA
- the recN gene encoding DNA repair protein RecN — translation MRIQSLGVIDDAVVELSPGFTAVTGETGAGKTMVVTSLGLLLGGRADAALVRIGAKSAVVEGRLAVGDGSPAAVRAEDAGAELDDGALLISRTVSAEGRSRAHLGGRGVPVGLLGELAEDLVAVHGQTDQQGLLKPARQRQALDRYAGDAVAVPLAKYTAAYRRLRAVSAELDEITTRARERLQEADLLRFGLEEVSAAEPRAGEDVELAAEAERLGHAEALAAASAAAHAALAGEPADPEAVDAGTLVAGAQRALAAVRAHDPALAGLADRLTEVGILLGDVAQELAAYGDGIDADPLRLAAVEERRSVLTHLTRKYGHEPAGGGAAGDGSVSAVLAWAEAGSARLAELDGDDERIEELTAERDALRGELAQLAQALTEARAEAAERFGAAVTDELTELAMPHARVTVDLRRTEVAADADGLEIDGRHVAYGPTGVDEAELLLAPHPGAPPRAIAKGASGGELSRVMLAVEVVFAGADPVPTYLFDEVDAGVGGKAAVEVGRRLARLARGAQVVVVTHLPQVAAFADRQLLVEKTSDGAVTRSGVTVLDGEARVRELSRMLAGQEDSETARAHAEELLAAARAGAE, via the coding sequence ATGCGGATCCAGTCCCTGGGCGTCATCGACGACGCGGTCGTCGAGCTGTCGCCCGGCTTCACGGCCGTGACGGGCGAGACCGGCGCCGGCAAGACCATGGTCGTCACCAGCCTCGGGCTGCTGCTCGGCGGGCGCGCGGACGCCGCGCTCGTGCGCATCGGCGCCAAGTCCGCCGTCGTGGAGGGCCGCCTCGCCGTGGGCGACGGCTCGCCCGCCGCGGTACGGGCCGAGGACGCCGGTGCCGAGCTGGACGACGGCGCCCTGCTCATCAGCCGTACGGTCTCGGCGGAAGGCCGCTCCCGGGCACACCTGGGCGGCCGGGGCGTCCCCGTGGGGCTCCTCGGCGAGCTGGCCGAGGACCTGGTCGCCGTGCACGGGCAGACCGACCAGCAGGGGCTGCTGAAGCCGGCGCGGCAGCGGCAGGCCCTCGACCGGTACGCGGGTGACGCGGTCGCCGTGCCGCTGGCCAAGTACACGGCCGCGTACCGCAGGCTGCGCGCCGTCAGCGCCGAGCTGGACGAGATCACCACCCGGGCGCGTGAGCGGTTGCAGGAGGCGGATCTGCTGCGCTTCGGCCTGGAGGAGGTCTCCGCCGCGGAGCCGCGCGCCGGCGAGGACGTCGAGCTTGCCGCGGAGGCCGAGCGGCTCGGCCACGCCGAGGCGCTGGCCGCCGCCTCCGCAGCCGCACACGCCGCGCTCGCGGGTGAGCCCGCGGATCCCGAGGCGGTGGACGCCGGCACGCTCGTCGCGGGCGCACAGCGCGCCCTGGCGGCCGTACGGGCCCACGACCCGGCGCTCGCCGGGCTCGCCGACCGCCTCACCGAGGTCGGCATCCTCCTCGGCGACGTCGCGCAGGAGCTGGCGGCGTACGGGGACGGCATCGACGCCGACCCGCTGCGGCTGGCCGCGGTGGAGGAGCGCCGCTCGGTGCTCACCCACCTGACCCGGAAGTACGGGCACGAGCCGGCCGGCGGAGGAGCGGCCGGCGACGGCAGCGTGTCCGCCGTCCTCGCGTGGGCCGAGGCGGGCTCGGCCCGGCTCGCCGAACTCGACGGCGACGACGAGCGCATCGAGGAGCTGACCGCCGAGCGGGACGCGCTGCGCGGCGAGCTGGCGCAGTTGGCACAGGCGCTGACCGAAGCCCGCGCGGAGGCGGCGGAACGCTTCGGCGCCGCCGTCACCGACGAGCTGACCGAGCTGGCGATGCCGCACGCGCGGGTGACGGTCGACCTGCGCCGCACCGAGGTCGCGGCGGACGCCGACGGGCTGGAGATCGACGGCCGCCACGTCGCGTACGGCCCCACGGGCGTCGACGAGGCCGAGCTGCTGCTCGCCCCGCACCCCGGGGCCCCGCCCCGCGCGATCGCCAAGGGCGCCTCGGGCGGCGAGCTGTCGCGCGTGATGCTGGCGGTCGAGGTGGTCTTCGCCGGCGCCGACCCCGTGCCGACGTACCTCTTCGACGAGGTCGACGCGGGCGTCGGCGGCAAGGCCGCCGTCGAGGTGGGCCGCCGCCTCGCCCGGCTGGCGCGCGGCGCGCAGGTCGTCGTGGTGACGCACCTGCCGCAGGTCGCGGCCTTCGCCGACCGCCAGTTGCTGGTGGAGAAGACCAGCGACGGCGCGGTCACCCGCAGCGGTGTGACCGTCCTGGACGGCGAGGCGCGGGTGCGGGAGCTGTCGCGCATGCTGGCGGGCCAGGAGGACTCCGAGACGGCCCGCGCACACGCGGAGGAGCTGCTCGCGGCGGCCCGCGCGGGGGCGGAGTAG
- a CDS encoding glycoside hydrolase family 15 protein: protein MAGRIEDYALLGDMQTAALVRRDGTADWLCLPRFDSHAVFASLLGTEEHGFWRVGPAYAPEAGPPPATRRRYRGDSLVLESEWDTPRGTVRVIDFMPPRDGASPQLIRIVEGVTGRVPMRSALRMRFSYGRIVPWVHQTEDGRTVGVAGPDSVWIDAPVPTYGRDLTTYSDFTVGPGDRLAFTISWQPSHREPPQPADPEASLTATEDFWQEWTEHCTYHGPYRHAVIRSLITLKALTYEPTGGIVAAPTTSLPEDIGGVRNWDYRFTWLRDAAITLSSLLRTGYHEEARAWREWLLRAVAGDPENLQIMYGIAGERELGESELEWLPGYEGSRPVRAGNGAAGQLQLDVYGEVVEALHLAHMTGLARNDYASLLQLKMIRWVEENWDRPDEGLWEVRGPRRHFVHSKVMTWVAVDRTIKLIESGEADGPLERWKRLRDDIHRDVCEKGYDRQRNTFTQSYGSQELDASLLLIPQVGFLPPDDKRVIGTIEAIQRELGTPDGFIKRYPTAGDETGSDGLPGDEGAFLACSFWMADDLAMIGRVQEARQLFEKLLALRNDLGLLAEEWDPRLQRQVGNFPQAFSHVPLIDTALRLSASGAYG, encoded by the coding sequence GTGGCCGGGCGGATCGAGGACTACGCACTTCTGGGCGACATGCAGACGGCAGCGCTCGTCCGTCGCGACGGCACGGCCGACTGGCTCTGCCTGCCCCGGTTCGACTCCCATGCGGTGTTCGCCTCCCTGCTCGGGACCGAGGAGCACGGCTTCTGGCGCGTGGGCCCCGCGTACGCTCCGGAGGCCGGCCCGCCGCCGGCGACCCGGCGGCGCTACCGGGGCGACTCGCTGGTGCTGGAGTCCGAGTGGGACACCCCGCGGGGCACGGTCCGTGTGATCGACTTCATGCCGCCGCGCGACGGCGCCTCGCCGCAGCTCATCCGCATCGTGGAGGGCGTCACGGGCCGGGTGCCGATGCGCTCCGCGCTGCGGATGCGCTTCTCCTACGGCCGTATCGTGCCGTGGGTCCACCAGACCGAGGACGGCCGCACCGTCGGCGTCGCCGGCCCTGACTCGGTGTGGATCGACGCCCCGGTGCCGACGTACGGCCGGGACCTCACGACGTACTCCGACTTCACCGTCGGCCCCGGGGACCGGCTGGCGTTCACGATCAGTTGGCAGCCCTCGCACCGGGAGCCGCCGCAGCCCGCCGATCCCGAGGCTTCGCTCACCGCCACCGAGGACTTCTGGCAGGAGTGGACCGAGCACTGTACGTACCACGGCCCGTACCGGCACGCCGTGATCCGCTCGCTGATCACGCTCAAGGCCCTCACGTACGAGCCGACCGGCGGCATCGTCGCCGCGCCGACCACCTCCCTGCCCGAGGACATCGGCGGCGTGCGCAACTGGGACTACCGCTTCACCTGGCTGCGCGACGCGGCCATCACGCTGTCGTCCCTGCTGCGCACCGGGTACCACGAGGAGGCGCGCGCCTGGCGCGAGTGGCTGCTGCGTGCCGTCGCGGGCGACCCGGAGAACCTGCAGATCATGTACGGCATCGCCGGCGAGCGCGAGCTGGGCGAGTCGGAGCTGGAGTGGCTGCCCGGGTACGAGGGCTCCCGCCCCGTGCGCGCCGGCAACGGCGCCGCGGGACAGTTGCAGCTCGACGTCTACGGCGAGGTCGTCGAGGCGCTGCACCTCGCGCACATGACGGGCCTCGCGCGCAACGACTACGCGTCGCTGCTGCAGCTCAAGATGATCCGCTGGGTCGAGGAGAACTGGGACCGCCCCGACGAGGGGCTGTGGGAGGTGCGCGGCCCGCGGCGGCACTTCGTGCACTCCAAGGTGATGACCTGGGTCGCCGTCGACCGCACGATCAAGCTCATCGAGTCCGGCGAGGCGGACGGCCCGCTGGAGCGCTGGAAGCGGCTGCGCGACGACATCCACCGCGACGTGTGCGAGAAGGGCTACGACCGGCAGCGCAACACCTTCACGCAGTCCTACGGCTCGCAGGAGCTGGACGCCTCGCTGCTGCTGATCCCGCAGGTCGGCTTTCTGCCGCCGGACGACAAACGCGTCATCGGCACCATCGAGGCCATCCAGCGCGAGCTGGGCACCCCCGACGGCTTCATCAAGCGCTACCCGACGGCGGGCGACGAGACGGGCAGCGACGGGCTGCCGGGCGACGAAGGGGCGTTCCTCGCCTGTTCGTTCTGGATGGCGGACGACCTGGCGATGATCGGCCGGGTGCAGGAGGCGCGGCAGTTGTTCGAGAAGCTGCTGGCGCTCCGGAACGACCTGGGGCTGCTCGCGGAGGAGTGGGACCCGCGGCTGCAGCGCCAGGTGGGCAACTTCCCGCAGGCGTTCAGCCACGTGCCGCTGATCGACACGGCGCTGCGGCTGAGCGCGTCGGGCGCGTACGGGTAG